In Carnobacterium alterfunditum DSM 5972, the sequence GGTAGTCCGCACGATATAGCTAATACAATAGAAAAAACAATTCCTTTATTATTTACCGGTTTGGCTGTTGCTATAGGGTTCAAAAGTAATATGTTGAATATCGGAGCCGAAGGACAGCAATACTTTGGGGGATTTAAACAAATGGATTTTACTTCCGATTATTTTCCTTGTAGGAATCATTGGAGGGGCTACAGCAGTGACCATTACTGGATACTTTAAAGCAAAATTTAATATTAGTGAGATTATTGTAGCTTTAATGTTGAACTCTCGATTGTTGGGAGTGTCATATTTCTGGACGCAATAGCGATTGGCTATTGATTTATAAATTTTACCCTACTCAAAATCTTGTCTTTTTTATCCGAACGGGGACACATTCAGATGTTTTTAACACACGAGAGCTCTTAAATGAAAGACGTTTCCGAACAGGAAATCGGCTTATTCATTAAGAGATTTTTAGTCCCTTTCGGATCATTTTCCACTGAACAAGAAGAGGAAAATCCCTCCAAAAATCCTATGCGAAAAAGGATTAGTTCGCATAGGATTTTTGGAGGGGAGATCTGGCCGCAAACGGTCAGATTTATTGAGGAGCAAAAGTTTAAAAACTTTGCTCTTTTTTTGTCCGTTTGCGAATAGCGAATCGGACGAAAAAATCCGCATTGTTACCTGTCGGACAGACAGATAACGGCGGACTCCTTTGGGGGTCTTAGGGGGAGCAGCGCATCCACCTAACAGGGAGTATTTGGGTACCAAATACGTAGCCTGTTGTTCTTGCAGTTATTCCTTTAGTTGTTTTACGACCAATTAAGGAGTAGAATAACTAAAGGAATAACTGCTTTTTTTGAAACGTTTTGACAAGGAGACCGAATAGGGAGCGTTGGTAAATAAGTGGAGAAAAAACGCACGGGATCTTAGGTCTGAAAGGCGACTGAATAAGGAGCGTTTTAGCCCTAAGATCCCGTTAGTCATGCAGCGAGGAACTGAGACCGAATAGGGAGCAGTTTAGAGAGGAGAGACTACATCCGTGAGCGAACAAAAAAAAGAGAACCGACGTGAAGAACGTCAAGTGAAATTTCGCGTGAACGAAACCGAATATGAGAAGCTCAGCTACCTAGCGGAGCAACAAGGGATGAGCGTGCCCAATTTTGTTAAAAGCAAGGCACAAGGGACTCGATTGCGGAATCCGAAAGTCGAGATTGAAGGAGCGAAAGAAATCGCTCGGCAGCTGCGGTATTACAATTCCAATTTGAATCAGTTAGTTAAATGGATCAACACCAACAAAACCATTTATGAACCAACTGAACTAAAAGCGATGGAACAACAATTAGCCGGTATTCAGGAAGGAGTGAGTGGCCTTTGGGAGCAATTATCAAGATAGCCAGTGCCACTAAAAATGGTTCAGCGACCGTCAACTACATTGCAAGACAAGGAAAGATTGACGTCCAGTTAACCAGTGCTCACCTCACTCCGCTGGATTATCAAGCAGCGCGAGAACAAATGCGCCAAACGCGAGAATTACTGGGCAAGACAAAAGGGCGTCAAGGCTATCACTTGGTCCAGTCTTTTGACGAGACCGATCAGTTAACACCTGTAAAAGCCCATCAGCTAGGGCAAGAATTCATGTCCGAATTAAGCAAGATGTATCCAGACCATGAAATTTACATGGCGACTCATACCGATACCGACCATCCGCACAATCATTTTGTGCTTAATGCAGTGAACAGTGAAACAGGCGCTAAAATGGCCATTAATCCTCCGGATATCTATGAAATGCATGAAATCAATAACGACATTTCAAAAAAACACCACTTGGTTGAACTGACGAAAGCTAAAAATAAGGTCTATCCGACCGAAATAGCCGCTTATACTCAAACTGGGAAGCAATATGAACGGGATTTAGTCAAAGAAAAAATTTATCATGCGAGAGATCAAGCCCATTCTTATCCGGAATTTAAACAAGCACTGTCTGCTTCAGATGTGGAACTAACGTCTGAGATTGGAAAAAGAGGTCAAACCATCCGACAAAAGTACGTGACTCATGATTCAGAAGGAAAAAAATGGACGTTTACCGCCTCAAGATTAGGCGAAGACTTTAAAAAGGAGCCGATTACCTATGCCATCATGGAACACCAACGAAAACGAGACAAACAACAAGCAGACAGAGAACAACTTGAGCGCAGCAACGCCGAAAGATTACGAGGACTTACTGCTAGCGTACGGGAAGTTGCGGACGAAGTACGAACAGAGCGCAGAACACATGAGTCTGCTCATCAGCCACCTCAACAATCTCGAGCAGTCGATCGAGACTTCGGATCAGAACGGTAAAAACCAACTGGCTTATCATCAGAGGCAAGATCAAGAAAGAAGCGAGTTGTTTCAAGACTTACTGACGGAAAATGAACAATGGAAACAACAAACAGCCGTTGATTTAAAGGATTATTCGCCTGAAAAGATGGAACAAAAGCTCGATAAGATCGTCTATCAGCATTTAGACGACTACCAAGAAAAATTGGATGCGGTCTTGCAGCAAGCGGATCATCAGGCTAAAAAAGAACGTCGGACCGATTGGATCGAACGCATCAGTATTTTAGGCATTGGGGCCGTTA encodes:
- a CDS encoding plasmid mobilization protein; this translates as MSEQKKENRREERQVKFRVNETEYEKLSYLAEQQGMSVPNFVKSKAQGTRLRNPKVEIEGAKEIARQLRYYNSNLNQLVKWINTNKTIYEPTELKAMEQQLAGIQEGVSGLWEQLSR
- a CDS encoding ABC transporter permease, producing MEAYGSLFRVALGSPHDIANTIEKTIPLLFTGLAVAIGFKSNMLNIGAEGQQYFGGFKQMDFTSDYFPCRNHWRGYSSDHYWIL
- a CDS encoding relaxase/mobilization nuclease domain-containing protein, with product MGAIIKIASATKNGSATVNYIARQGKIDVQLTSAHLTPLDYQAAREQMRQTRELLGKTKGRQGYHLVQSFDETDQLTPVKAHQLGQEFMSELSKMYPDHEIYMATHTDTDHPHNHFVLNAVNSETGAKMAINPPDIYEMHEINNDISKKHHLVELTKAKNKVYPTEIAAYTQTGKQYERDLVKEKIYHARDQAHSYPEFKQALSASDVELTSEIGKRGQTIRQKYVTHDSEGKKWTFTASRLGEDFKKEPITYAIMEHQRKRDKQQADREQLERSNAERLRGLTASVREVADEVRTERRTHESAHQPPQQSRAVDRDFGSER